The window GGGAAAAGCCATGCCCATCTGATGAGCCTGTCCTGGCGGCACGCGATTGCGCACTATGCGCAGTTCAGCGCCTTCCGCCCGATCCGCGTGCGCCAGCTGGCGCTAAAGCATGAGGAAGCGCTGCCGGACTTGGCCGAACAGTACCCGGCAGCGGTTCTCCGCGCGGAAAGCGCGGCCGGCAGCGAAATCGCAACAGCGTTTTCCAGCTTGAACCTGCTACAGGCCGGCGCAGTTTCGCCGCATCAATTGCGCGACCAGATTCTGCAGCATCCGCTGATTCAGTTCCGGCAGGCGGAAATCACGCAAATTCAGCAGGCTGGCGCAGTGCAGGTTTTCAGCCAGCATCAGCTGCTGGCGGAATATGACCATGCCATTGTCTGCGCAGCGCGGCACAGTGGCCGGCTTTTTGCCGATTATCCGCTGCTGAAGCCAATCCGCGGCCAGGTCAGCTGGGTCAAAAATTCTGAAACCCCTTTAGATGCGGAGCAGGCCTACAGCTACGGCGGCTACTGCATGCAGCTGGATGCAGGCCATTTGATACTTGGCGCATCATTCCATCCCAACCGCGAGGATGACGCGGTGCTGCAGGAAGACCATGTGCATAACTATCAGCTTATCCACAGCGTCTTTCCCCAGTACGCGCAGTCCTTGGCGCCAGTGGAAAGCTGGCAGGGCCGCGCGTCTGTGCGCGCGCAGACTCAGGACTATTTTCCGCTGCTGGGCAAGCTGCGGGAGGATCAGGAAATTTACAGCTTTGCCGGCTTAGGCTCAAAAGGCTTCTTATATGCGCCGCTGTGCAGCGAAGTGCTGGCTGCGCTGATGCTGGGCGAAGCCTGCCCGCTTTCCGCCCCCCTTCTGCAAAAGCTCAGCGCAGCGCGCTTTCAGAAAAAAGCCAAGCAGAAAAAGCCTTACTTCAGGAACAGCGCCGGCTAAGCCCTTCCGTCCATGCTCTCTTCTTTTGCAGGGAAAAGGGCCGGCCGGTCAAAACGGAAGCCATAAAAAAGCGCCTTGCGGCGCTTTTTTCTGTTCCAGCTCAGCTGCCCTGTTCTAAAGGCAGGCCGGCATCGCGGGCGGCGCGTGTGCCGCCCATTAAAATCACATATTCGCGCGAGCTGTCAAAACCCTCCAGCTTTTCAGCTGCGCGCGGCGCTTTGCTTCCGCCGCCGCATAAAATATAAATCGGCTGATCCGTTGACACCTGAGTTAGGCTGCTTTCTGAAAGACCGCCAATCGGCTGGTTCACAGCGCCTTTAACGTGCGCTTCAGCATAAGCGCTTGAATCGCGTACATCCCAGATCACGGCATTTTCTGGGAACTCAAATGTTGTAATTTCTTGCTTACGGATCATTGTGCACTCCTTTGATGTAAACAACACTTGGCAAATGAAGAAAACATCCCTAGCATCTCAGATATTCTTTCCATTTGTAAAGGTTTAATCCATGCCATCTTTTGATATTGTTTCAGAATTAGAAATTTTTGAGGTAAATCATGCGGTTCAAAACACGCAAAAAGAAATTGCGACCCGTTTTGACTTCCGCGGCCAAGATGTTTCTATC is drawn from Acinetobacter sp. WCHAc010034 and contains these coding sequences:
- a CDS encoding rhodanese-like domain-containing protein; translation: MIRKQEITTFEFPENAVIWDVRDSSAYAEAHVKGAVNQPIGGLSESSLTQVSTDQPIYILCGGGSKAPRAAEKLEGFDSSREYVILMGGTRAARDAGLPLEQGS